GCGGCTCCAATTGCCCCTCGTTTGGATTGGCTCTCAGGGCTCTCTTCTTTGAGGTACCTCGACCTTACCTATGTGAATCTCAGTACAGTCTCTCAAAATTGGTTGTCGGAGGTCAACATGCTTCCTTCCCTGCAAGAATTATATTTGTTCGGCTGTAATCTGAATCACATCCCCTCTTCATTTAATTCTCATCTCAATCTCAGTACTTCTCTCGAAATTCTTGACCTTGATGCTAAtcgcttctcctcctcctccttgcccAACTGGCTGTGGCGACTCACTAATCTCTCATTGCTTAGAATTGATGCTTCAGGACTGATACCTGCTGGAATCAGTAACCTAACTAGACTAACTCAACTTGATATTTCTGGCAACATATCTAGTCCCCTACCTGTTGAAATCTGGACACTGAATCATCTAATACGACTTGACCTTGCCTTCAATGAAATGCTAACAGGTCCTATACCCGCAGCAATTGCAAATTTAAGTAGTCTACAATCATTATTTATTCCTGAGTGTTCACTTAGTGGTCAAATACCTTTTGAAATTGGGAACTTGAGTAGTCTAATAAGTCTCGACCTTTCTTCTAATTCACTTTCGGGTCTCATACCTACTGAGATTGGGAAACTTTCCAAGTTACAGGATCTAGATCTCTCTTTTAACTCTTTAGTAAGTGTCCTGTCGGAACCCCATCTTGCAAACCTAAccaacttaaaaagtttatccttAAGGGAAAACTCTCGAATTACCATTTCATTAGACTATGACTGGGTCCCTTCCTTTCAACTAGAAAGGATTGACTTGGACTCTTGTACAGTGGGTCCTAGGTTTCCACAATGGCTTCGCTCACAGAAATCCATGTATGAGTTGAGTCTGTCCAATACAAGCATTAATGACATCCTACCTCATTGGTTTTGGAATTCATCTTCTTCCACCTTTTGGGTTATTGATCTCTCTCACAATAAGCTTAGGGGCACTCTGCCATCATCCTTAGAGAGCATGTCAAGACTTCAACTTTTGATTCTAAGTTCCAATAAATTGGAAGGACTTGTTCCTCGTTGGCCACCTCAGATCATGACCCTAGACCTATCTTTTAATGATTTTTCAGGGCCTATACCAGCAAAAATTTCACCACAAATAGGTAGTAACTTCATGCCTCCATACAACTTAATCCTTTCAAATAATCACATCAATGGAAGCATACCATCTTTCATTTGCAAATGGGAGCAACTGAACGGTTTGGATTTATCCTACAACAAATTATCTGGAGAGATACCCAAGTGTTGGCAAAAAGTAAATACGAACCTTGACTTTATTCACTTGGGAAACAATAAGCTCACTGGTGAAATTCCTAGCTCCATTGGAAACTTGATTGGATTGGCGTCTTTGCATTTGGACAAAAATGATCTCAGCGGACAACTTCCATTGTCATTGCGAAATTGCACTGGGCTACAGGTCATTGATTTCACAGGCAATAACTTTTGGGGAAGTATACCTACGTGGATTGGACAAAGTTTGCAGCAATTGACTGTTCTCATATTACGGTCAAATAAGTTTTCTGGCATTATTCCTTCAAACCTCGGAGAACTGAGCAATCTTCAAATTCTTGACCTCGCCAATAACAATTTAAGTGGGTCTATACCATATTCCTTTGGCAATTTCAGTGcaataaaatcaacatcaagagAAATGGAGGACACAATTTCAATTGGAGGATCAATCTCATATATTGAATATGGAGAAAGTGATAGTATATCAGTAGTTACAAAGGGATATGAATATGTCTTTTCATCTATTCTCTATTTGGTGAAGCTTATAGATCTTTCAAACAATAGTCTTACAGGTGAGCTTCCTGCGACATTAGGATCTCTTGTAGGACTTCAAACTTTGAATATGTCAAGGAATTTTTTAAGAGGGAGGATTCCACATACTATTGGTGAAATGAAGTCATTGGAAACTTTGGATTTATCATTCAACAACTTATCAGGTGTTATTCCTCAAGATTTGTCAAGATTGACTGCTTTGCACCATTTAAACCTCTCTTACAATAATTTATCGGGGGATATTCCTTCCGGGTATCAACTTCAGACACTTCAAGATGCTTCCATTTATATAGGCAATGCTCATCTATGTGGGGCTTTGATTAACAAGAGTTGCTCTAATGATGTCGGCAATAATGTCACAAAGGAAGAGTTGCAAAAGAGTAAATCACAAATATTTCTATCAATTTACTTTGGTACGTCACTTGGATATGTGATTGGATTATGGACTGTGTTTGTAATCCTACTATCCAAACAAAATTGGAGGAATTTGTATTTTCATTTGATTGACAAAGTTTATGTACCATTTTGCTAAAGAAGGTAGGGTAACTAAATGATATTTAGGCAAACTGTGGGACAAAATCCAAGTTGATATCAATGTAACTATTCTGATACTTAATCTTATGTATCAGAGTCCTATAACGTTTTAGCAATGTATAAGCAAATTCTGATATAAATAAAATTTGGTTAGTACGTTGTAactattcaaatattttatcttctATAATGGATCTTTATTACCCTATTGTGAGTGCATGTTATGTTTTGTTTTTcaaacaaaggaaaagatgcaAGCCTCTTTGTTAATAATATGCAGAATAGAGAAAACAAGACTACTGCAGTACAACTAACATAGTAAGAACTAGAGAATGAAGAATGCTTACACCTGTAAACAATAtttttggagaaattttattGTGTAACTCTTATGTTGCAATCGTTAAGTATACAATTTACACTAGCAAACAAAGACGAGAACACATTGTAGAtggtaaaaaaatatcaaaaaagagTCAATTATGTGGAGATTTCAAATGGAAAATCTGTGTGTTTTGGGAACTGTCACTCTTGTTGATAGATAATAAGTACAATTGTTAGAATGAATTCATGATAAATATAGAATTTAGTTTGAGGATGATTTTACGATCTTGAACCAATACCATGCCCTTTTTCTTCCCCAAAATCATCATGGATGACAAAAATGAGCTAACTTAGCAATATCTTCCCTTACAAACTGTATTACTTTCAACAACCCAAATTATGTTATGTGAAAATGATGAATTAAtcaaagaagaggaaaaagaaaaaaagaaagcaCAAGAACCTTGTATTGATAACACTGGTTAAGGTTCATTTACATTATTCCTTGACACACTGGTTAAGCTTATTCCATCTCTGGTTTTAGCGTCCACCAAGactctgttaactaactattatGGTTCCAATGCATAGATTTGTAGGTGATGAGTTATTAAGATGCAACCTTGTGCTGGAAATTCTGAGTTCCAAATCTAGATGTGAAAGTTGAGAATGAACACTTTCTATCTAGCCGTTTTGGTCATCTGGTCCAAACACATTTGTCCTGTGAAGGCCATGATGGACTTATGTTTTCTTGTAATTAGAGCCAGCAATGGTCCCTAGTTACTAACTTGTATTTTGATGAAAGGTTATAGTAGATTTAGTAGCTTGAATAGCTGTGAGACAAAGAGCATGAAAACTTCAGAGCACTCACATGGAGAAGAGACTACATATCAGGGCCAAGGACCACAGTCTTTACTAACTGGTATCCTTTCTTtgtctctctttaatcctttctCCTAGATGTAGTAGCATTCATCTTTCAATAATGCTGTAGAAATGATTGCCAGTAAACAGTTTGACTCTAACAATGACAAAAGAAAGCATGCCAAGTTGCAAGTTACTTTGATTGCATGAAAATGACATGCAGAACCATAAACTTAAGGCAACTAATATCATTTAGTAAACATAGAAGTCAAACACATTAGATGACGGATTTCTATGCAGCCTCTTATATGTCTAGTCTGACTATTTTTTTTTACTCTCTTGTAATGCATTTACAAATTTTCATTGCCAATGCATCATTAGTCATTTCTTATTTGAACTTTTTGACTGAAATTATTCCTGTTGGGTATTTCATTAGACTCATCTTAACAGTTAACAAGGGTTAATTCATCAAAATACCAATAAATTACACCTAATCCTGTAATGTCTACTAGAAGTTCATACGAGGGTTTACCAATTATACAAGAATATATGGTATCTGTCTC
This genomic stretch from Zingiber officinale cultivar Zhangliang chromosome 7A, Zo_v1.1, whole genome shotgun sequence harbors:
- the LOC121999499 gene encoding receptor-like protein EIX2: MPLHWFYYSLMLCGLMSLAFSFKEAAVATPTRGCSEVERDALLGFKANVKDPSHRLASWSPQIDCCKWSGVVCKTTNNASLFGGQHVVELNLQNPNVDNEQTFHTALRGEILSPSLLNLTRLERLNLSWNDFEGTQIPQFVGSFLNLKYLELHWSNFTRGIPSQLGNLSSLRHLGLQSGWSAAPIAPRLDWLSGLSSLRYLDLTYVNLSTVSQNWLSEVNMLPSLQELYLFGCNLNHIPSSFNSHLNLSTSLEILDLDANRFSSSSLPNWLWRLTNLSLLRIDASGLIPAGISNLTRLTQLDISGNISSPLPVEIWTLNHLIRLDLAFNEMLTGPIPAAIANLSSLQSLFIPECSLSGQIPFEIGNLSSLISLDLSSNSLSGLIPTEIGKLSKLQDLDLSFNSLVSVLSEPHLANLTNLKSLSLRENSRITISLDYDWVPSFQLERIDLDSCTVGPRFPQWLRSQKSMYELSLSNTSINDILPHWFWNSSSSTFWVIDLSHNKLRGTLPSSLESMSRLQLLILSSNKLEGLVPRWPPQIMTLDLSFNDFSGPIPAKISPQIGSNFMPPYNLILSNNHINGSIPSFICKWEQLNGLDLSYNKLSGEIPKCWQKVNTNLDFIHLGNNKLTGEIPSSIGNLIGLASLHLDKNDLSGQLPLSLRNCTGLQVIDFTGNNFWGSIPTWIGQSLQQLTVLILRSNKFSGIIPSNLGELSNLQILDLANNNLSGSIPYSFGNFSAIKSTSREMEDTISIGGSISYIEYGESDSISVVTKGYEYVFSSILYLVKLIDLSNNSLTGELPATLGSLVGLQTLNMSRNFLRGRIPHTIGEMKSLETLDLSFNNLSGVIPQDLSRLTALHHLNLSYNNLSGDIPSGYQLQTLQDASIYIGNAHLCGALINKSCSNDVGNNVTKEELQKNGTLHQSSCTDIAEQNGIAERKHRYIVETARSLLLSAYVPSELWGEAIFTAIHSINRIPSSIASGLSPFEKLYGYVPDYSVLRVFGSICFVLHPHVERNKLSSRIDTYTDSVLQFPDDPSAPTASHDAPAITDSPSRYPQRSHVKNAFLNGNLQEEVYMVPPLGVTYNPGEVCRLKKALYGHKQVPRAWFDKFSIVIGSLGFLPS